In Entelurus aequoreus isolate RoL-2023_Sb linkage group LG02, RoL_Eaeq_v1.1, whole genome shotgun sequence, one genomic interval encodes:
- the LOC133663678 gene encoding uncharacterized protein LOC133663678: protein MLQVEGRPLVLGGDGRADSPGHSAKFGTYTTMELVANVVLDLQVVQSNECLGSYHMEMEGLKRMVELLISWDLDVGVLVTDRHRQIAKWIRENMPNTRHCYDIWHVAKSIGKKLKAIAKHKDCEDLKPWVQSIINHLYWAAVSTPPGEGELLVAKWKSVERHIQNIHKDHGDLFPICTHGQLQRQKKWLKQSSRSAVKLEEVVNNKSLLKDIAMLSGEHQTSKVEAFHSLIIQFAPKMYVFSYIGMLCRNLLAGLHWNENSSRPIATTQAGAERYAVRYPKYKAGGHVVKKIATEPTYRYVDDLIREVVAGCRRTPDERTPLSVTVDVPPFLCDELEKPDKEEAIAKHRSRFGKCEMPSQ from the exons atgctgcaggtggaaggccgacccctcgtccttggtggtgatgggcgagcagacagtccgggacacagcgccaagttcggtacctacaccacaatggagcttgtggccaatgtggttctcgaccttcaggttgtacag agcaacgaatgtcttggcagctaccatatggagatggaaggactgaagaggatggtggaactgctgatcagctgggacctggatgtcggggtgctggtgacagacagacacagacagatcgctaaatggattcgtgaaaacatgcccaatacaaggcactgctatgacatctggcatgttgcaaaat ccatcggaaagaaactgaaggccatcgccaagcataaggactgtgaagacctgaagccctgggtgcaaagtataatcaaccacctctactgggcagcagtgtctacaccgcctggagagggggaacttctggttgccaagtggaagtctgtggagcgacacattcagaacatccacaaggaccatggcgacctcttcccaatttgtactcatggacaactgcaacggcaaaagaaatggctcaaacaaa gttcacgctcagcagtgaaactggaggaggtggtcaacaacaagtccctgctaaaagatatcgccatgctgtcgggtgaacaccagacttccaaggtggaggcgttccatagccttatcatacag ttcgcaccgaaaatgtatgtcttctcatacatcggaatgctgtgcag gaacctgcttgctgggctgcactggaacgaaaattcgagccgccctatagccactacacaagcgggtgctgagcgctatgcagtacgctacccgaagtataaagcagggggccatgtggtcaagaaaatcgcgacagagccaacatacc gctacgtagatgacttgatcagggaggttgttgctggctgcagacggacccctgacgagagaacaccactcagcgtcactgtggatgtgcctcccttcctctgcgatgaactggagaagccagacaaggaggaagccatcgctaagcacaggagtcgcttcggtaagtgtgaaatgccctcccagtaa